Below is a genomic region from Botrytis cinerea B05.10 chromosome 2, complete sequence.
CCGAAGACTACGTTCCAAAAGATGGACGCGGTCGCGATCGTGATATCAAACCTTGGTATTCGGGGAAAATGCAAGTTCTCGACCGCATGCTCGCACGCATCCGTCAAGATACTAATGATAAAATCGTTCTAATCTCCAATTACACGCAAACCCTTGACATGTTCGATAAACTATGTCGAAGCCGTGGCTATGGATCTTTACGTCTCGACGGTACCATGAATGTAACGAAGCGTCAGAAGCTAGTTGACAAATTCAACGATCCGGATGGTCAAGAATTCGTCTTTTTGCTAAGTAGTAAAGCCGGAGGATGCGGTCTCAATCTCATCGGAGCCAATCGACTCGTTCTCTTCGATCCTGATTGGAACCCAGCTGCTGATCAACAAGCTCTCGCTCGAGTATGGCGTGATggtcaaaagaaagattgtTTCGTATATCGCTTTATCGCCACTGGTACTATCGAAGAAAAGATCTTCCAACGTCAATCCCACAAACAATCTCTTTCATCCTGTGTTGTTGATTCTGCTGAAGATGTCGAAAGACACTTTAGCTTAGATTCTTTGAGAGAATTGTTTCAATATAGAAAAGACACAACGAGTGATACTCATGATACGTTTAAATGCAAACGTTGTAAGCCGGATGGAAAACAGTTCTTAAAGGCCCAGGCGATGATGTATGGTGATACAAGTACATGGAATCATTTTGTTAATGCAGGGTTGGGGACGATACAGGATTTGTTGTTGAGACAGGAGtgtggagatgagaatgtCAGCGCAGTGTTCCAGTACATTAGTCATTAGGCAAGGGAAGTTGGGTGTGTAAGGAGATGGGACTGGAACGAATACTGGGCGTGATTTTGATGCGTGGATTGGAGCACTTTTTTGTTATCCTTAATTTTGTTTGGGAGTTCAACGACAAATCGGAGAGAATTAAGCTCCTTTATAGTATTCCCTCAAGCGGGCGTTTtggtatgatgatgatagaCAGAAGCGATTATATGACGTAGAACACttcatattattttgattttcaattccCTTTGCCTCCTAAATTTTTTGGCTGCTTCATTTGTCAACTACACATATATTTCATGCATATCAAAATAAGagtcaaaaatcaaaatcaaaagccCTCTAGCATTGCATCTACTTGTACATCCACCTACTAATCAAACACCTCCTGCCATaccaaaccatcaaatcaGACACAAACTCCCCTCGCGCAGCTCAAGATCATCAGatgattgataattgatCCTCGAAATTAACATAACATTAACATCAACATTAAGAAAGAACCCCTCCAGTTTTAAACCAGCATACCACAACCCCCAATCCCATCACAAGCTCACAAACTTACAAACTCACAATACAGACACAAATAcgaatacaaatacaaataaaaaaatcacaCAACCCCATCCAGATTCCTtaatatcgaaatttcaGATCCGCTAACTGCCGTCCAACTATACttactatactatacataAATGTGTATAAAAACTTATATGTCAAATACTTACCACCcctttgaaaatttaaagttTAAAGTTTACAAATATCTATATCGATTTTAATACACAATCCCaacttctcctcctcctgcTGCTTCTCCTGCTGCTGTTCCACCTCTAATACTTCCAACCTCTCAACCTTCCAACCTTCAACCcttcaaaacaaaatcatacaTACCATCTCCTCACTAACCAATACCCATAAAAGCTAGCTATTTAGTTAGTTAATTAGttaatagataaataaatactcactcactcaattaataaatattccgGCCCATTGCAATTCATCACATTATATCACATTACCTTTGATAGAAACAATAGTTACACCACTACTGCTACAATCACTACCATCACTACCACTAATACTATCAAATAGATACATAAACAACTCCATAAATAGCCACATGAAATACACACCTCTcatctccccctcctcaCACAACTCCACTCCACCCTACCCTACCAAAAACCCTTCATTAGTTTACCTAAAACACAACAcccatccataccatactatactataccaTTTTCTATAGATTCCAAGTTCAAACTCGTACTTCAACTTTAACCTCCTATACTATTCTTTAAATTCCTCAAATTACCAAatttacatacatacatacatacaaacatacCCTATACTTCCATTCCTTCGCCCCTCACCCCTCCACATCTCCATTTCTCAAGCTCTCCAAGTATCACTTCCTAAAACGCATAGCGAGATATGTATTGTGTATATCTATATCTGTCGGGTGCATATGAAATCATGAGCAAGTTATCTCCTGCTGTATCACTTACCATTTATAGTATCGATGTGGGACACACCGATTACCGAGTCGTACACCCGATGAGACATTGTACAGATGACCTACTTTACCCAGCAATGCACTGCAAAACATATGCGCGCCACCATTACGAATTACATGCATTCACTGTTAGAAAAATTGCAGTATCATGAAAAGCCTCTGTATTGCACacatgataatgatatttcTAAGTTGGAAGTAAAAAGTAACTGCCTGGCAATATGTATTTCTTCCAGAACGAACCATTTGAACAACCATATCAATACCCAAGTATAAACGAGATTCCATGCACGATtaaagaatgaagagaagTGTCCAATGTTGAATTGAGACATCATCTTGAAGTGAAGAGAGAATCGCACACTCGCATAGTCAATACTGAGTCCTAGTGCCGAAAGAGAACAAACATATACGTAATGACGGCCACCCAGTTGAAATCCATGTTTAACGCTTCGAGGTATAAATTGTTGTTTGcgttgaagaaatcaaaagatatattttttggtTGCTGAGATGACGGGTACATGGGAGGTAAGGAAAGGGGCGATGATCGATTGATCAGAAATGCTCCCTTTCGTGGAGAATCAAAGGCTTTTTGACCATCTAGAGAACGATTGGAATGGCAACGCAGCTATTGGTAAGAACATTAATCCCTCCCTGTGTACCACCATTGTTAGAATTGTCATCGCAATCGGGCTAGCCATGTAAGATAATGAAACttaatgaagaatgaagagaacTTACACTGGTGCTGCCGCCGTTCACATTACAGCAAACGGGTGCGGAGTTACATTTGCCTCCGAGCACGATACCAACGATTGGGATCGGGATTTCGGCGCCTATTATTCTCGTTAGCAAATACTTCTGGGCCAGGCGAAATAATACTTGTAGATTGGTGAATGCCAATGGATTAACAAAATAGAACTTACAATTCAAACCCAATAGATTGCCTAGAATGCCATCACCTCCTGAAGTGACAGACTGACAACATGAGAGTGTTTGACCTTGAGCACAGGTTTGACCTCCGCCACGAGCGAAAAGTGTTGATTCCGTAGTGGGAATAGCAACGACCATGGCGGCCAAAGAGAGAACAACAGTGGCGATACTGAAACGCATTTTGAATATAGGGAGGAAGTCGTCGACTTGAGTGGTTGATCTAAAAGTGAATTAAAATGAGCAAGAGTTTTTGTGCAGGAGCGAGTTTGTTCAGCAAAGTCAAGCAAATGTGAGTTGATGAGTTGATGAAAAAATGAGATGCAGAGGAGAAGTATGAGACCTTATATATGGAAATTCTTCCCATCAAAGTAACACTGGAAAATCGAGGCAAGAGCTATCGCCCCCAGTAGACAGTCTAATGGACCGCCAAGAGGccaaaatattgaaaggaGTAGGTGCCATTTTCTTCACAATCGAACGAGATGGGACAAAGGAGGTGGAATTTTGTATTCACACTACGGATGAAAGAGCCTTCATGTCACTAGAAAAACGCCAATCGTCCTTGTTGCCTGTTATACCGTCTCTTTTCGGAACTGAGTATTCCCATCCTGACTTTTTATGTGAATCATTAAAATGAGGTTGTTTCTTACAAAGAACAGGAAGGGGCCATCATGGCGGAACGTGATATTGTGTAAGAGCAAGTATAAAAACAACCTGCAATTGGCCACGAGAGATCGATATATAGGGAAAGGCCAAATCAAATAGTTTCCATGTGACGATGTACTACATCAATACCGAGCTTTAGATAGAGTCACTTTTGCCACGTTGTGAGACTGCACATACTTGAATAGAAAGAGTCAACAAGCAACAACAATAGATCGTCGGATTTCTCACAGGTCCCCGGGAAACTAAGCTGAAATTGTACGTCGCAGATAGTGGCTAGGAGGAATATTGGAGCACAGAACGAAGGAGAAAACAGATATATCTACGCGGCTGATAACTCGTAGAGCGtatgatttttgattgtcaTAATTCTCCGACGAGTGCGCCACGCTAAAATAACTCCAAATATTTGATTCCATAATTATCAAGGCCAATTTGCCACTGGAATTTGGCAAGGAGATATTTTCGTATAACGTGTAgctaaatattcaaaaagtatGCGGGCCTCCCTTTTCTCCTTTCAAATGTCATGTGTGCCAGAAATGCGAAAGAAGTACTAGTTCCAAAAATGAGCCTAGTTTGGATTCCAAACAGTCCACCAAACGCCAATGTTGGCCGCTATGATAAGATCCAACATCTTCAAGCCCTCGTCATGAATGATGAGTTTCCCAAGTTTTGCACGTTTGCCTCTATTACCACCACCGGCTTTTTCCTGTCCAATACTAAGGTCCAGTCGATCGTCATTATCGTTCGAGATTGTCAGCTCGTCTAAGAAGTTGTTTAATCTTTGTGTTAAGGGCGGAGAGTCTTCTTCAAATGAGGAGCTAATTGAGGAAGGTCTAGGTGGTAGATGGGAAAGATCCTCCCCATTACTTGCATATGGGATAGCATGAGACGTTTGATGAGGCTGAGTTTcggatggatgatgagggCTAGACTTAGATAATCGCTTACGGAAACTTCCTAGTTTTCGTGAGAGTTTATTCGACCCACTCTTGACCTGAGCAGCAGCCAAGTCCATTTTCTCCCTATCAAATAGATCTGAACTTGGTAAATTGAAGCGAAGTTCGCTCACAGTTACAGAGCTTGACGAAGAGGCGGTGGAATCTGCGGAGACTGGGGCTGGTAGCTTGTGTAGACAACGTAAGGACCGACCAGCGCCACCAGTGGAGAAAGTGCAAGTACCTCCCCAAGGACTTAAGAATGTGTAACCCTTGGCGCGAGAATTTTCGGACCCATCCGCCGACCGATTTTCTGGATCAGATTCCTGCGGACCTTCCGAGCTACCGCTGTTATTCCTGCTGTGATTTGTCGAGAAATCAGAGATGGCCCTTCTGTGCTGTTTAAAAGTTTGATTCCATGAACTAGCCCATTCCATCGATATTTGACTGTAAAACCCAGGTCCGGAGACTCCAGCCTTTTGCGTCACTGATGTGGGGACTTCATTTCCGGAGGGTTGGAAAGTAGCTCCTTGTGACTCCCGAGTTTGGTTTGTACCACCGAGCTTGTTGTTGCCCATCGGGCGAGTATGGTTGCGGAAATAGGTATAGCCTGGCGTTGTGATATGCACAGAAATGTCATAGTAAGGTTTTTTAGTTGCTGTCATCCCTATAGTGGGAGGATTTGATTTCCCTTCAACTATGCCGACATTCCATTGGCCACCCGAGGTTGGATCTCGTCGAATGATAGTTATTGAAAATGCTTTTGCAGAATCATCAACTGGTTTGGGTCTTTCAAACATCGTATGGCTACTTGGAGGCCGGTGTGATGTTTCCAGATCATTGTGAATAGGACTACTAGCCTGAGAAGACTCTGGAGTGAACATCGAATTTTGAGGCTTTATTCTCGTGAGAGGCTTTCTGTTGACAGTATTTGACCGCGCCATGGAAGAAGGCTGACCTGCGACCCGGCGAGAAATCCCTGATTCTGCGACCATTGGCGTATTGGCAACGTTGTCACGCGGGGACACGATGACATCGTGTCCCGAAGTATAATCCTTCTGGATATCTAGCGCAGGTGCTTGGTGTTGTAGGCGCTCCAAGTTTAATACACTTTGCCTATCAATATCCAAAGACTGGGCCCTAGAGCCATCGGGTAGAGGTTTGCGGGGTAAAGTCTTCTTAGACAGTGCCCGGGAAGGAATAGGTTGCTCTTCGGGTAAGAATTGAGCATCCTCATCCGAATTTAGATGCAAGTAGTATAAAGAGTTTGCGACATCCTCGGATGTGACATTCTTGAGTTGTGGTTTCAAGGTAGTAAGAATGATATCTAGGAAATTTAGTCAGCTATGATGATCAACGCCCTATATGCATGCGACCGCACCATTACTACCAGGTACTCTAGCGATATAGAGAACTAGATTGGCCCTCTTCTGCTCGGTTGGGTTTCGTGGGTACTTCGGGGGGTTTCCAGCAAGCTGGATCAGACCAGAAAGCGAGTTTGCTTCAACAAAATCTTGTGGAGACATGTTTTGCTGGCGGTTTGAGGTATACGACGGAACTGGATTgaaaaaagaggagagaagttCTTCCCTTTACACTCTTGTTCCTCTGGAGTGAATCATACACAGCCAGAAGGCAAAGCAACAAACTCGTCAGATCAAACCTTGGGATTATTAACAAGAAGCGGATTGAAGAAGCCCAGCCTTCTTGGAAgagagtttttttttgcagGACTTCGATTTATTAAGCTTTTTGCGATATATCTCTATGATGTTGGGCAGCAGAAAATGTACCCCAGATGTGTCAGGGAAAGGTGGTGGGTATCTCGAACTAGGGTGTCGTATGGTGTATTGCGTATGGCGAATAAGGGAGGCTGATATGCTGATGGAATGAAAAAGAGCTGGCTGGCGTAACAGGGGATCGCAGAAACTTATACAGATTGAAAAAGCTGTCAAAGACGTCAAAGATGTCAGAGATGTAGCGGTGATAATGATTGCCACGACATCATATGGCTGATCCACATGTTTCTTGGGGCTACCCAGGTATATTAAGATAAAGAAACAAATATCTAAATGAGacttttatattgaaatccttGCTTCTTGGACTCCTTATTATGCCAGTCCAAGCAAATAACTTCTTATTAGGTTTGTTAGGTTGATCAGATCATCTGCTGGCGGGTCACCAACGAATCCAGTAAATCCCAACCATACGAGTGACTTGCATGCTTGCACTGCCACAGTGTCAACTGGTCCGTACCGACAAAGTGTGTGCGGCTGATGCATGAGGCTGAGATGTcggcttttctttttttccccctcTGACTTCACTTGCCCAGCACGTGCCTCGGCATGGACGTGTGCGAGGTGGTGGTGCGTACTAGAGGTAGACAGTCCACTCAACTACGCACTACGGTGCCCACTCATGCTCTCATGTCAACCAAGTCCACTCGCTCATCTCGCCCGCCTCGCCCGCCTCGCCCGCTTAAAATGGATATTTCACTAACAACCACAACCCACAAAACGACCCTTGATTGGCTCAGACGGGCCAATGAAAATCCATCAAAACTTCGTGCACTAGGAGTTAAAGAAATCTCGAAAAATTAATTTTGGCTCGGATTATTATCGTACAgagggaggaagaaaagCTTCATACTTTTTCTACCACAATTTCAATCATATCTAGGTACAATACAAACACAGAACAACTTTTGTGAAAGTTATGTTATTTTGATTGCGTTAGGATCAAAAGGCACAACACTT
It encodes:
- the Bhp1 gene encoding Bhp1, with product MRFSIATVVLSLAAMVVAIPTTESTLFARGGGQTCAQGQTLSCCQSVTSGGDGILGNLLGLNCAEIPIPIVGIVLGGKCNSAPVCCNVNGGSTSPDCDDNSNNGGTQGGINVLTNSCVAIPIVL
- the Bhp1 gene encoding Bhp1; translated protein: MRFSIATVVLSLAAMVVAIPTTESTLFARGGGQTCAQGQTLSCCQSVTSGGDGILGNLLGLNCAEIPIPIVGIVLGGKCNSAPVCCNVNGGSTSGGINVLTNSCVAIPIVL